GCATGCGGTGGCCGAGCATGGAACAGATGCGCTCGATGTCGCGCTGGTCGTTTCGCCGGCGGAGAATGTGTATTTCCCGGGCGGTGCGCTCACGGGCGGCGAAGCGCCGTCGGGCTACGTCGTGCCGGGTCTTCGCGCGGAGGCGACGGGATCGATCTGTGTGAATGGGGTCTGTGAGCGCTACGCTCGCGCGCAGAGCTATCACGATCACAACTGGGGCGTCTGGCGCGGGGTGACGTGGGACTGGGGTGCGTCGCGCGCGGGGGCGTACACGTTGTTGTACGGACGCATTCAGGCGTCGGACAGCGCGACCGCGTCGCAACCGTTGTTCGTGTACGTGACGGATTCGCTGGGCTTTCTGTCGTTGTTTCGGCCGCGAACGATTTCGTATGAGGATGGACTCTCGGTGCGCGTTGGCGATGCGACGATTCATGTGCCGTCGCGCGCGACGATGGTCGATGTGCGGGGCGATGACAGTTTACGGATTGACCTGTCGATCGAAGACGCGACGGCGACGGATACGCGGACGCCGAAGGCGGAGCGCGGGGAAGCGTTCGCGGGGCGCGGACTGGAACGGCCCTATTTCATTCAGATGAAAGGGCGGATGAAGATCAGCGGGCGGGTGGCGGGGAAGGTGGTCGCGGGCGAGGGAGCCGGGTTCTTTGAGACGTACCGGTAGAGAGGCTGGTCGCAGCGGGCACATCGAATAAAACGACCACGTCTGACAAAATCTGATCAGATCCGGGTCTGTGATCTGAGAGGCGGGCGCCATGGCCAGCCTCGACGCACTGCAAGATTACAGATCTTGTCAGATGTGGCCAGACGTTGTCGTTGTTATCTTTTTTTAATACTAGTTCTTGCTATGGCCGAGATTCGTCCCGCTCCACCGGGACTCTCGCTTCCTGCTGGCCCTTCGCCCGCCGTGCCGCGTCATCTAGACGCGACCGGCCTCGATTGAACCCCTCCGCCGCATAGCCACGCACCGTCGGCCATGGGCCGTACTTCTCCGCATATGGGCCCCACCCGCGCTCCAGCTCCGGCTCCACTTCCTCGAACTCGCGCGCGGTAAAATTCGGGTTGTGGCTCGCGATCTGGCCCAGATAGTACGCGCCGCGCACGTCGTCGTACGCACGATCCGCCGGACGATCACGCACCGAATCGAAGTGCGAACGGAAGTACTCCTCGTCGTCGTGCGAAAGCGTGCCCGCCGCATCCGCGACCGCTCGGCCGGCCCACCATCCGCCGAGCGCGCCGGCAATGCCGCCGAGCAACGTGCCGATCGGTCCCGCCGCCGAACCAATCCCCGCTCCGACCAACACGCCCGTAATCCCACCGGTCGCCTCGCCCAGCTCCTCGCCAACGCCTGGATCGCCGTTGTCAGCCATTCTCGAATTCCTCGCCGTGTCGTTCTGTGTCGTTCTACCCGATAGGGCGGCAAGAAAGAGACCGCTTGGCTCCAGTCACCATCACCCACCATCGCCGCACTTGACTCGCATCGGCGCCGCGTGCCGATTCCATCCATGCCCGGGATGATTCGCGTTGGCACTCAAGGCTGGAACTACGATGCGTGGGTCGGACCCTTCTACCCACCCGCCACCCGCGCGACCGAATTTCTGGGCGTCTACGCCCGCGCATTCGATACCGTCGAGGTCGACTCGACGTTCTACGCCATTCCCGCGGTCAAGACCGTGCGCGGCTGGGCGCAGCGGACGCCCGATGATTTCACCTTTTCGCTCAAGCTCCCGCAGGAAATCACCCACGAACGCCGCCTCCGCGACGTCGACGAGCTCGCCAACGAATTCTTCGACCGCGCGCGCGAGCTCGGCCCCAAACTCGGTCCGATCCTCATCCAGCTCGGGCCCGATTTCGGACCGGTCGAGCTGCCGGCCATCGCGGCGTTTCTCCCGAAGCTGCCGCGCGACATCCGCTTCGCGATCGAGTTTCGGCAGCGCGGA
The window above is part of the Gemmatimonadaceae bacterium genome. Proteins encoded here:
- a CDS encoding DUF72 domain-containing protein, whose amino-acid sequence is MPGMIRVGTQGWNYDAWVGPFYPPATRATEFLGVYARAFDTVEVDSTFYAIPAVKTVRGWAQRTPDDFTFSLKLPQEITHERRLRDVDELANEFFDRARELGPKLGPILIQLGPDFGPVELPAIAAFLPKLPRDIRFAIEFRQRGWIHDGVLALLAEHNVALTLSDGRWIPRKQMMQLATRPTSDFTYVRLMGVDQSIVDFSRIQVDRTRDLETWANVLWPYIEQQRMAYVYVNNHFAGHSPQSGRDLQRLLKQDAVEPEQLGEQMSLF